The following are from one region of the Streptomyces decoyicus genome:
- a CDS encoding AraC family transcriptional regulator encodes MLERLNQAMEHIECHLDQRIEVPDVAREVLMSEYHFRRLFSALAGIPLSEYIRRRRLTVAGAEVLAGERTLLEVAVRYGYTSGEAFARAFRVMHGVGPGEARRTGASLKSQPRMSFRLIVEGNSSMQYKVVEKDEFRVVGRKARVPLVHEGVNPAIAAFIREIGKETLERIESLSDQEPAGIISVSDNLDDSRAEGTELDYYHGAVTRAAVPEDMDALTVPAGTWAVFESSGPFPQTLQYLWRDVFTQWFPSNPYQSRPGPEILRTRLSPDATQADAELWIPVERTAV; translated from the coding sequence CACCTTGATCAGCGGATCGAGGTGCCCGACGTGGCCCGGGAGGTGCTGATGTCGGAGTACCACTTCCGGCGGCTGTTCTCCGCGCTGGCGGGGATCCCGCTCTCGGAGTACATCCGGCGCAGGCGGCTGACGGTCGCGGGTGCCGAAGTGCTGGCCGGCGAGCGGACGCTGCTGGAGGTCGCGGTGCGATACGGCTACACCTCGGGTGAGGCGTTCGCGCGGGCGTTCCGTGTCATGCACGGCGTCGGTCCCGGCGAGGCCAGGCGGACCGGCGCGAGCCTGAAGTCCCAGCCACGGATGTCCTTCCGCCTCATCGTCGAAGGGAACAGCAGCATGCAGTACAAGGTCGTGGAAAAGGACGAGTTCCGTGTGGTCGGCAGGAAGGCACGGGTGCCGCTCGTGCATGAGGGGGTGAACCCGGCCATCGCCGCCTTCATCCGGGAGATCGGCAAGGAGACGCTGGAGCGCATCGAGAGCCTGTCCGACCAGGAGCCGGCCGGGATCATCTCGGTGAGTGACAATCTGGACGACAGCCGCGCCGAGGGCACCGAACTCGACTACTACCACGGTGCGGTGACCCGGGCCGCGGTGCCGGAGGACATGGACGCGCTCACCGTCCCGGCCGGGACATGGGCCGTCTTCGAGAGCTCCGGGCCGTTCCCGCAGACGCTCCAGTACCTGTGGCGGGACGTGTTCACGCAGTGGTTCCCGTCCAATCCCTACCAGAGCCGGCCGGGGCCCGAGATCCTGCGCACCCGTCTGTCGCCGGACGCGACACAGGCGGACGCGGAGCTGTGGATCCCCGTGGAGCGGACAGCGGTCTGA
- a CDS encoding GNAT family N-acetyltransferase, whose amino-acid sequence MRPDQHIVYRQALSQDREQADAIDDSFTTDAVYEVAAGDQGFALRPVAVDPPLVKIFPPDEGDDDSAGLHREVAVDEGKVCGFVVVGVEEWHHRLVIHEIAVAPAHRGLGVGAALMRRACAYGRRHGARTAWLEVSSVNVPAIRAYQRMGFTFCGLDTTLYRGTPSEGETALFMSRTLDAG is encoded by the coding sequence ATGAGACCTGACCAGCACATCGTGTACCGACAAGCGCTGTCGCAGGACAGGGAACAGGCCGATGCGATCGACGACTCGTTCACCACTGACGCCGTCTATGAAGTGGCCGCGGGGGACCAGGGGTTCGCACTGCGGCCGGTCGCCGTCGATCCGCCGCTCGTCAAGATCTTCCCTCCCGATGAGGGCGACGACGACTCCGCCGGCCTGCACAGGGAAGTCGCCGTCGACGAAGGGAAGGTATGCGGCTTCGTTGTCGTCGGGGTCGAGGAGTGGCATCACCGCCTGGTCATCCACGAGATCGCGGTGGCACCCGCACACCGCGGACTCGGGGTCGGCGCGGCTCTGATGCGGCGGGCCTGCGCGTACGGGCGCCGCCATGGAGCACGGACGGCCTGGCTGGAGGTATCGAGCGTGAACGTCCCCGCCATCCGCGCGTATCAGCGGATGGGGTTCACCTTCTGCGGTCTCGACACGACCCTCTACCGGGGCACGCCGAGCGAGGGTGAGACGGCGCTGTTCATGAGCAGGACACTCGATGCGGGATGA